A window of Ictidomys tridecemlineatus isolate mIctTri1 chromosome 1, mIctTri1.hap1, whole genome shotgun sequence contains these coding sequences:
- the Srp19 gene encoding signal recognition particle 19 kDa protein encodes MACAASRSPADQDRFICIYPAYLNNKKTIAEGRRIPISKAVENPTATEIQDVCSAVGLNVFVEKNKMYSREWNRDVQYRGRVRVQLRQEDGSLCLVQFPSRKSVMLYAAEMIPKLKTRTQKTGGGDPSLQQGEGSKKGKGKKKK; translated from the exons ATGGCTTGCGCCGCCTCACGGTCCCCGGCGGACCAAGACAG GTTTATTTGTATCTATCCTgcttatttaaataataagaagaCCATCGCGGAGGGAAGGAGGATCCCCATAAGTAAG GCTGTTGAAAATCCTACAGCTACAGAGATTCAAGATGTATGCTCAGCAGTTGGACTTAATGTGTTTGTTGAG aaaaataaaatgtactctaGAGAATGGAATCGTGATGTTCAATACAGAGGCAGAGTCCGGGTCCAGCTCAGACAGGAAGATGGCAGCCTCTGTCTTGTACAGTTCCCATCAC GTAAATCAGTAATGTTGTATGCAGCAGAAATGATACCTAAGCTAAAAACAAGGACACAAAAAACAGGAGGTGGTGACCCAAGTCTTCAGCAAGGAGAGGGAAgtaaaaaagggaaaggaaagaagaagaaatga